In a genomic window of Cytobacillus sp. FSL H8-0458:
- a CDS encoding spore coat protein, translating to MDGLGLGYHETMETHEMLNFKTDCLLKSKMVIGICFDNDLKKLLEKDVEQSIQAIQELKELYKKAKTLS from the coding sequence ATGGACGGGTTAGGCCTTGGCTACCATGAAACGATGGAAACACATGAAATGCTGAACTTTAAAACAGATTGCCTGCTGAAGTCAAAAATGGTAATAGGCATTTGCTTTGATAACGATTTAAAAAAATTGCTTGAAAAAGATGTGGAACAGTCGATTCAAGCGATCCAGGAATTAAAGGAACTTTACAAGAAAGCAAAAACTCTCTCTTAA
- a CDS encoding spore coat protein, with the protein MNSFLKNLMGMGGMSDQVIATDFLISAKAGIRNIAFALTESGSPEVRGILREQLRIAVDTHEKITNYMISRGTYYPHNLKKQLETDMKITETALKLSEKS; encoded by the coding sequence ATGAATAGTTTCTTGAAAAATTTAATGGGGATGGGCGGAATGTCTGATCAGGTCATTGCAACGGACTTTTTAATTTCTGCTAAAGCAGGCATCCGGAATATTGCATTTGCCCTTACAGAGAGCGGATCTCCTGAAGTAAGAGGAATTTTAAGGGAGCAGTTAAGAATTGCGGTTGATACTCATGAGAAGATAACTAATTACATGATCAGCAGGGGGACTTATTATCCGCATAATTTGAAAAAGCAGCTGGAAACGGATATGAAAATTACTGAAACCGCATTGAAGCTCAGTGAAAAGAGTTAG
- a CDS encoding YqhV family protein, translated as MFLFLDKAILGMAILRLISGSIEIFVALLILKMNDIEKALIMNSSLALIGPPVLLLTTVIGLTGMADKVSLSKILWVLCGVGCILYGVKGR; from the coding sequence ATGTTTCTGTTCCTTGATAAAGCGATCCTCGGCATGGCCATTCTGCGGCTTATTTCCGGAAGCATTGAAATTTTTGTTGCGCTATTAATCTTAAAAATGAATGATATTGAAAAGGCATTGATTATGAATAGTTCACTGGCCCTTATTGGACCGCCTGTGCTTCTCTTGACAACAGTGATTGGATTGACCGGAATGGCTGATAAAGTTTCACTAAGCAAGATATTATGGGTGCTCTGCGGGGTTGGCTGCATTCTGTATGGGGTAAAAGGGAGATAG
- a CDS encoding class I SAM-dependent methyltransferase: MEKAILHHHDVFEMLDGLLREPKLFWENFYEDRDKEIPFFKAKGPDENLSEYVLNGLQAGKVLEIGCGPGRNAIFLAKNGSQVDAIDFSERAIKWAGERANEAQVKINFECISLFDFNFKPQSYDFIYDSGMFHHLPPHRRLTYLEIIKAALKPGGKFGLVCFNPDGALPTPDWEVYRIGSLKGGIGYTEERLKSVFQDDFHFLELRMMKKIQQPSDLFGEDFLWACLMSLK, translated from the coding sequence ATGGAAAAAGCTATTTTACATCATCATGATGTATTTGAAATGCTGGATGGATTGTTAAGAGAACCAAAATTATTCTGGGAAAACTTCTATGAAGACCGGGACAAAGAGATTCCATTTTTCAAAGCAAAAGGGCCGGATGAAAACCTGTCTGAGTATGTTCTAAATGGTCTGCAGGCGGGGAAGGTCCTGGAAATTGGATGCGGCCCGGGGAGGAATGCCATTTTTCTGGCGAAGAATGGGTCGCAAGTGGATGCTATCGATTTTTCCGAAAGGGCGATCAAATGGGCAGGTGAAAGAGCAAATGAAGCACAGGTGAAAATTAATTTTGAATGTATATCTCTATTCGACTTTAATTTTAAACCTCAAAGTTATGATTTTATTTATGACAGCGGCATGTTTCATCACCTTCCGCCACACAGAAGGCTTACATACCTGGAAATAATTAAAGCGGCACTCAAGCCTGGAGGGAAATTTGGGCTGGTATGCTTTAATCCGGATGGAGCACTTCCCACGCCGGACTGGGAGGTTTATCGCATCGGAAGCTTAAAGGGTGGCATCGGTTATACAGAAGAACGATTGAAATCAGTCTTTCAAGATGACTTTCATTTTCTGGAGCTTAGAATGATGAAAAAAATTCAGCAGCCCAGCGATCTATTTGGCGAAGATTTTTTATGGGCGTGCTTGATGAGCTTAAAATAA
- a CDS encoding GrpB family protein, producing MTRKVIITAYNPDWPSRFQREKKPIMAIFKDEILNIHHIGSSSIPGLAAKPVIDILPVVIDIERVNHFNGEMAALGYEPHGENGLPGRRYFQKGGNLRTHHIHIYEKGNPAITRHLAFRDYLRENGEDAKQYGTLKLELAKQFPFDINSYIKGKEALVQEIEMRAMEWYKKRHAF from the coding sequence ATGACAAGGAAAGTGATTATTACCGCCTATAATCCTGACTGGCCATCCAGATTTCAAAGGGAGAAAAAACCCATCATGGCCATTTTTAAGGATGAGATACTGAACATTCACCATATAGGGAGCAGCTCGATACCAGGTCTGGCAGCAAAGCCGGTCATTGATATATTGCCTGTCGTAATAGATATTGAGCGGGTTAATCACTTCAACGGGGAAATGGCTGCACTTGGTTATGAACCCCATGGTGAAAATGGACTGCCTGGCCGGCGGTATTTTCAGAAAGGAGGAAATCTGCGGACACATCATATCCATATTTATGAAAAAGGGAATCCTGCTATCACACGCCATCTTGCATTTCGTGATTACCTAAGGGAAAACGGAGAAGACGCAAAACAATATGGAACCTTAAAATTGGAGTTAGCGAAACAGTTTCCTTTTGACATTAATTCTTATATAAAAGGGAAGGAAGCACTTGTGCAGGAAATTGAGATGAGGGCGATGGAGTGGTACAAAAAGAGGCATGCATTTTAG
- the nagE gene encoding N-acetylglucosamine-specific PTS transporter subunit IIBC — MLGFLQRIGKALMLPIAVLPAAGLLLRFGQDDLLGIPFIANAGNAIFANLALIFAIGVAMGFAKDNNGAAALSGAIGFLVLTEGAIAIDENINMGVLGGIIAGIIAGLLYNRFHDIKLPDWLGFFSGRRFVPIITSVTMILLAAIAGFAWPPIQGAIDALGNWIIGLGALGSGLFGFMNRLLIPLGLHHVLNSLFWFQFGEFEGVNGDIARFFAGDPSAGAYMTGFFPVMMFGLPAAAFAIIATAKPEKRKAVSGMFIGLALTSFLTGITEPIEFSFMFIAPLLYGVHAILTGVSMWVTSLLGIRDGFTFSAGALDFALNFNIAEKPLLLLGIGVIYAILYFVIFYALIKALDLKTPGREEDEDIVEDEEEHVSTGNNKYEVMASHFIKDIGGTDNITSIDNCATRLRLNIADMEKVKESALKAHGAKGIMKLSKTNLQIIVGTDVEFVADEMKKIKK, encoded by the coding sequence ATGTTAGGATTCCTACAGAGAATTGGTAAGGCTTTAATGCTTCCGATTGCCGTCCTGCCTGCCGCTGGTCTTCTGCTCCGCTTTGGACAGGATGATTTATTGGGTATTCCGTTCATCGCCAATGCCGGCAATGCCATTTTCGCGAACCTTGCACTTATTTTTGCCATCGGGGTTGCGATGGGATTTGCGAAGGATAATAATGGGGCAGCTGCCCTTTCAGGCGCCATCGGTTTTCTGGTACTGACCGAAGGGGCAATTGCCATCGATGAAAATATAAATATGGGAGTACTTGGCGGTATTATTGCCGGTATTATTGCCGGATTATTATATAACCGCTTCCATGATATCAAACTTCCGGATTGGCTCGGATTCTTTAGCGGACGCCGCTTCGTTCCGATAATTACTTCCGTCACCATGATTCTTCTAGCTGCAATCGCCGGTTTTGCCTGGCCTCCAATCCAGGGTGCGATCGATGCACTGGGCAACTGGATTATTGGTCTTGGCGCTTTAGGTTCCGGACTATTCGGCTTCATGAACCGCCTTTTAATTCCATTGGGTCTGCATCATGTGTTGAACAGTTTATTCTGGTTCCAGTTCGGCGAATTTGAAGGAGTTAATGGTGATATTGCCCGCTTCTTCGCAGGAGATCCGTCAGCAGGAGCTTACATGACTGGATTCTTCCCTGTGATGATGTTCGGTCTGCCTGCTGCCGCGTTTGCGATCATTGCGACTGCCAAGCCTGAAAAAAGAAAAGCAGTATCAGGAATGTTCATCGGTCTTGCCCTGACTTCATTCCTGACTGGAATTACAGAGCCGATCGAGTTCTCCTTTATGTTTATTGCACCTCTATTATATGGAGTGCATGCCATCTTAACAGGGGTTTCCATGTGGGTAACATCCTTACTGGGCATCCGCGATGGCTTCACATTCTCAGCAGGCGCACTCGATTTTGCCCTGAACTTTAATATCGCTGAAAAGCCGCTGCTGCTATTGGGAATTGGCGTTATCTACGCTATTCTGTATTTCGTTATCTTCTATGCTCTCATCAAAGCATTAGATCTGAAAACGCCTGGCCGTGAAGAGGACGAAGATATCGTGGAAGATGAAGAAGAACATGTCTCAACCGGCAACAACAAGTACGAAGTCATGGCCAGCCATTTTATTAAAGATATTGGCGGTACTGACAACATCACTTCTATTGATAACTGTGCGACACGCCTGCGCTTAAACATTGCTGATATGGAAAAAGTGAAGGAAAGCGCACTGAAAGCACATGGTGCTAAAGGGATCATGAAATTAAGCAAGACAAATCTGCAGATCATAGTTGGAACAGACGTTGAGTTTGTTGCAGATGAGATGAAGAAAATAAAGAAGTAA
- the nagB gene encoding glucosamine-6-phosphate deaminase, with the protein MEIIKVNNYEEMSKTAADFIIRKVRHFPEATLGLATGSTPVGTYKRLIEDHQDHGTSYKKVTTFNLDEYIGLSGENPQSYRYFMDTQLFNLLDIFKENTFVPSGTAGDLEAECLNYENKLKNHGGIDLQILGIGNNGHIGFNEPGTSFSSKTHIVDLADSTIKANARFFDTIEEVPTQAITMGIATIMQSREILLLASGEAKADAIGQLLGNGVNEQFPASILRNHPNVKVIADEAALSASKVRV; encoded by the coding sequence ATGGAGATCATTAAAGTAAACAACTATGAAGAAATGAGTAAAACCGCAGCAGATTTTATTATCAGGAAAGTACGCCACTTTCCTGAAGCTACTCTCGGATTGGCAACCGGGAGTACACCTGTGGGAACATATAAACGTTTGATAGAAGATCACCAAGATCACGGAACATCATATAAAAAGGTGACAACCTTTAATTTAGATGAGTATATTGGACTTTCTGGAGAAAATCCGCAAAGCTACCGATATTTTATGGATACTCAATTGTTTAACCTTCTCGATATTTTTAAGGAAAACACTTTTGTCCCAAGCGGTACGGCCGGGGATTTGGAAGCAGAATGCCTAAATTATGAAAATAAGCTTAAAAACCATGGCGGAATTGATCTGCAAATTTTGGGAATCGGCAATAATGGGCACATTGGCTTTAATGAGCCAGGGACATCTTTTTCATCTAAAACTCATATTGTTGATTTAGCAGATTCCACTATTAAAGCTAATGCCAGGTTTTTTGATACGATCGAAGAGGTGCCGACCCAAGCTATTACAATGGGAATCGCTACGATCATGCAGAGCAGGGAGATTCTCCTTCTTGCTTCAGGTGAAGCAAAAGCGGATGCCATTGGGCAGCTTCTTGGAAATGGTGTAAATGAACAGTTCCCTGCATCCATCTTAAGAAACCATCCGAATGTAAAAGTGATTGCAGACGAAGCAGCACTAAGCGCATCCAAAGTCAGGGTTTAA
- a CDS encoding SIS domain-containing protein, producing MLEKYLNDIKELLSLVEKEEGQKMKKAARALAECIQNNGIIHVFGCGHSHMLGEELFYRAGGLAPIKPIFVEDLMLHKGAVRSSSLEKENNFAGGFMENADIRPNDVVIVASTSGRNPVPVDVAEISKSKGAYVIGITSPRYAETYSSRHNEGKYLFSSVDLAIDNHIEPGDALMQHPALGLRFGSASSIIGFAIVNSLMAEAVEVMIKNGFEPPIFKSGNVDGADQHNRELVKRYKSRIPLLEG from the coding sequence ATGCTGGAAAAATATCTGAATGACATAAAGGAATTATTGTCCCTCGTTGAAAAAGAAGAAGGGCAAAAGATGAAGAAAGCAGCCCGTGCATTGGCTGAATGTATCCAAAACAATGGGATTATCCACGTATTTGGCTGCGGGCACTCGCATATGCTCGGGGAAGAGCTGTTTTACCGTGCTGGGGGACTTGCCCCCATTAAGCCTATTTTTGTAGAGGACTTAATGCTGCATAAGGGCGCAGTCCGTTCTTCTTCCTTGGAAAAGGAAAACAATTTTGCCGGGGGATTCATGGAGAATGCGGATATCCGGCCGAATGATGTTGTGATTGTGGCATCCACTTCAGGCCGGAATCCAGTGCCGGTGGATGTAGCTGAAATCTCTAAATCCAAGGGGGCATACGTGATTGGGATAACTTCCCCGCGCTATGCTGAAACGTATTCTTCCCGCCACAATGAGGGGAAGTATCTGTTTTCATCAGTGGACCTGGCGATTGACAACCATATCGAGCCAGGAGACGCCTTGATGCAGCACCCAGCTTTGGGGCTCCGGTTTGGCTCCGCCTCATCTATAATTGGCTTTGCGATTGTTAACAGCCTGATGGCGGAAGCAGTGGAAGTGATGATTAAAAACGGGTTCGAGCCGCCAATTTTTAAAAGCGGAAATGTAGATGGAGCAGATCAGCATAACCGCGAGCTTGTGAAAAGGTATAAATCCCGAATTCCGCTGCTGGAAGGATAA
- a CDS encoding aspartyl-phosphate phosphatase Spo0E family protein, with protein sequence MIHSIYSKGLLDVETLKLSQDLDKLIVESQRLKREAKKLDPFEVICK encoded by the coding sequence ATGATTCATAGCATTTATTCTAAGGGGCTATTAGATGTAGAGACCTTGAAATTAAGCCAGGACCTGGATAAGTTAATTGTTGAATCACAGCGATTGAAACGAGAGGCTAAAAAATTGGACCCTTTTGAGGTTATTTGCAAATAG
- a CDS encoding ABC transporter permease — translation MSINTIILRNLKKNLKNYYLYVFALIFSVALYFAFVTLQYDPSMSEAKGSIKGAAAIKTASILLVAIVSIFLLYANTIFIKRRSKEIGLFQLIGMTKNEIFRLLSLENLLLYFGSLIIGIFIGFSVSKLILMVLFKLTGVEGIASLHFSSEALLQTVIVFTVIYMFIMLMNFVFIKRQTILSLFRVVSLAEGKVKKLSIWEMIMGVLGLALIIAGYYISSLLFGGDFTSMNELFFAMVVILASVIIGTYLFYKGSVSFIASLIRKRKDGYLNVNEVLSLSSIMFRMKSSALLLTIITTVSALAIGLLSLSYISYYSAEKSAQDSLPSHFSFTSREDADKFADRLEENGLDYKDQSIEVLQVEADMKDILDVNLDEMGFDSPNMHLPVVSEKAISGVELSPKETVLTGYNDALQKFMTLKDSGNLEFKGKTTSIKQNYIGLNKDFVIPFYFTAGGLPLAIVDEKVYEELKADLNPEIQLEDSLFIGVDMKNESDIEKANTLFKEMEFSGRADSQQEMSTRQKMNMGLVMFIVGFLGLTFLVTSGCILYFKQMDQSEDEKPNYTILRKLGFTQGDLLRGIRSKMAFNFGIPLIVGLLHSYFAVQSGWFFFGSELWMPMILIMVLYTVLYSIFGILSVMYSKKVIKDAL, via the coding sequence ATGAGCATTAATACCATCATCCTCCGCAACCTGAAAAAGAATCTGAAAAATTATTATCTCTATGTGTTCGCGCTCATTTTCAGTGTCGCACTCTATTTCGCCTTTGTCACCCTTCAATATGACCCATCGATGTCTGAAGCAAAAGGCTCGATTAAAGGTGCGGCTGCCATAAAAACGGCCTCCATCCTGCTCGTTGCGATTGTTTCTATCTTTCTGCTGTATGCCAACACTATTTTTATCAAAAGGCGAAGCAAAGAAATCGGGCTTTTTCAGCTTATAGGAATGACAAAAAATGAAATTTTCAGGCTGCTTAGCCTGGAAAATCTCTTGCTGTATTTTGGTTCCTTGATCATTGGGATCTTTATCGGTTTTTCGGTTTCGAAATTAATACTGATGGTCCTTTTTAAATTGACAGGTGTTGAAGGAATTGCTTCATTGCACTTTTCAAGTGAGGCGCTTTTGCAGACTGTCATCGTCTTTACGGTTATTTATATGTTCATCATGCTGATGAACTTTGTTTTTATCAAGAGGCAAACCATTCTATCTTTATTCAGGGTGGTTTCGCTTGCCGAGGGAAAAGTGAAAAAGCTATCCATTTGGGAAATGATCATGGGGGTGCTTGGTTTAGCCTTGATCATTGCGGGCTATTACATCTCTTCCCTATTATTTGGCGGGGATTTCACATCCATGAACGAGCTGTTCTTCGCGATGGTCGTCATTCTTGCTTCCGTTATCATTGGAACCTATCTTTTCTACAAAGGATCGGTAAGCTTTATCGCGAGCCTGATTCGCAAAAGGAAAGATGGATACCTGAATGTTAATGAAGTTCTTTCATTGTCCTCCATCATGTTCCGCATGAAGTCGAGTGCCCTGCTTTTAACAATAATTACAACTGTGTCCGCCCTTGCGATCGGGCTGCTGTCATTAAGCTATATTTCCTACTACTCAGCGGAAAAATCAGCCCAGGACAGTCTTCCTTCCCACTTTTCATTCACAAGCCGGGAGGATGCAGATAAGTTTGCGGACAGGCTTGAAGAAAATGGATTAGACTATAAGGATCAAAGCATAGAAGTATTACAAGTGGAAGCCGATATGAAGGACATCCTGGATGTTAATCTGGACGAAATGGGTTTTGATTCGCCAAACATGCATCTGCCTGTTGTAAGCGAAAAGGCCATTTCCGGCGTGGAGCTTTCCCCAAAAGAAACTGTTCTGACAGGATATAACGATGCACTGCAGAAGTTCATGACACTCAAGGACTCAGGAAATCTTGAGTTCAAAGGAAAAACTACCTCCATTAAACAAAATTATATAGGGCTAAATAAAGACTTTGTCATCCCGTTTTATTTTACAGCAGGCGGTCTGCCCTTGGCCATTGTGGATGAGAAGGTGTATGAAGAGCTGAAAGCAGACCTTAATCCTGAAATTCAGCTGGAGGATTCGCTTTTCATCGGAGTGGATATGAAGAATGAAAGCGATATTGAAAAAGCTAATACACTCTTTAAAGAGATGGAGTTCAGCGGCAGAGCCGATTCGCAGCAAGAGATGAGCACAAGGCAAAAAATGAATATGGGGTTAGTTATGTTTATTGTCGGGTTTCTCGGCTTGACCTTCCTGGTCACTTCAGGCTGCATTCTATATTTCAAACAAATGGATCAAAGTGAAGATGAAAAACCAAACTATACGATTTTGAGAAAGCTAGGCTTTACACAGGGAGACCTGCTGCGCGGAATTCGTTCCAAAATGGCCTTCAACTTTGGAATTCCGCTTATCGTCGGTCTTCTGCACAGCTACTTTGCAGTTCAATCAGGTTGGTTCTTCTTCGGCAGTGAGCTTTGGATGCCGATGATCCTGATTATGGTGCTTTACACCGTTCTTTATTCGATTTTCGGAATACTGTCTGTGATGTATTCGAAAAAAGTGATAAAAGATGCGCTATAG
- a CDS encoding ABC transporter ATP-binding protein: MTVLEAKKVHKNYGNKFNRQEVLKGIDMKIETGEFVSIMGASGSGKTTLLNVLSSIDSVSGGQINIEGKEMTRLKEKQLAEFRKKHLGFIFQEYNLLDTLTVKENILLPLSISKTPKKEADEKFAAVAAELGILELKDKYPNEISGGQKQRTSAARAFIHEPSIIFADEPTGALDSKSASDLLNKLSDLNQKRKATIIMVTHDPVAASFCSRVIFIKDGQIYTQLNKGDQSRQAFFKDIMKTQGVLGGVQHEH, translated from the coding sequence ATGACTGTACTTGAAGCCAAAAAAGTTCATAAAAACTACGGCAATAAATTTAACAGGCAGGAAGTATTAAAAGGAATTGATATGAAGATTGAAACGGGTGAATTTGTAAGCATTATGGGTGCTTCAGGTTCAGGGAAGACCACTCTTCTCAATGTACTTTCGTCTATTGACAGTGTAAGCGGCGGGCAAATCAACATTGAAGGAAAGGAAATGACAAGACTGAAGGAAAAACAGCTGGCTGAATTCCGCAAGAAGCATCTTGGATTTATCTTTCAGGAATATAATCTCCTGGATACATTGACAGTGAAGGAAAATATCCTTCTCCCCCTCTCCATCAGCAAAACACCAAAAAAAGAGGCAGATGAAAAGTTTGCGGCTGTTGCGGCTGAGCTCGGCATTTTAGAATTAAAGGATAAATATCCGAACGAAATTTCCGGCGGACAAAAGCAGCGGACTTCTGCTGCACGTGCGTTTATTCATGAGCCAAGCATTATTTTCGCTGATGAGCCTACAGGTGCGCTGGATTCGAAGTCAGCCTCAGACCTGTTAAATAAGCTAAGTGATTTAAATCAGAAAAGGAAAGCAACGATCATCATGGTCACCCATGATCCTGTAGCAGCAAGCTTCTGCAGCCGGGTTATTTTCATCAAGGATGGCCAGATTTATACTCAGCTGAATAAGGGTGATCAATCAAGACAGGCTTTTTTCAAGGATATTATGAAAACACAAGGCGTTTTGGGCGGTGTGCAGCATGAGCATTAA
- a CDS encoding sensor histidine kinase, whose translation MFRIYIRERSSWILLFGFLQVLAAFVVYMDSAISLKPFLYYTFLSAIIFTGFIFLRYQKETRFYREVAEREDNLDLSSIPESNSPFEKIIESGLVSQTERFKQEYTRNWTLLEQEKDELLSWIHEVKTPLTAMHLMIDRIEDQNLKSALTYEWLRIHLLLDQQLHQKRIPSMENDLYIEIVNLEDILFNEIKSLQSWCMQKGIGFEMEMEETEALSDAKWFSFIIRQLLTNAVKYSEESDIMISSFQHDGKISLRIQDFGRGIDQRDLPRIFEKGFTSTSNHHENAATGMGLYLAKKAADQLKIKIRAESVLDKGTIMTLVFPTRNDFNRITGM comes from the coding sequence ATGTTTAGGATATATATCAGGGAACGCTCAAGCTGGATCCTGCTGTTCGGTTTCCTTCAGGTGCTTGCTGCCTTTGTAGTATATATGGATTCGGCCATATCCCTTAAGCCCTTCCTTTATTACACCTTTTTATCTGCAATCATTTTTACTGGGTTCATCTTTCTCCGTTATCAAAAAGAAACACGGTTTTACAGAGAAGTAGCCGAGCGGGAAGATAATTTAGATTTATCGAGCATACCGGAGTCTAACAGCCCTTTTGAAAAAATAATTGAGTCAGGCCTGGTTAGCCAAACCGAGCGGTTTAAACAGGAGTACACTCGGAATTGGACCCTGCTCGAGCAGGAAAAAGATGAATTGCTCTCCTGGATTCATGAAGTAAAAACACCCTTGACTGCCATGCATCTTATGATTGACCGGATTGAGGATCAGAATCTTAAATCCGCCCTTACGTATGAGTGGCTCCGCATCCACCTTCTTCTGGATCAGCAGCTCCATCAAAAGCGGATTCCTTCTATGGAAAATGACTTGTATATTGAAATAGTTAATCTTGAAGATATCTTATTTAATGAAATCAAATCTCTGCAGTCCTGGTGCATGCAAAAAGGCATTGGCTTTGAAATGGAAATGGAAGAAACGGAAGCTCTGAGCGATGCCAAATGGTTCAGTTTTATCATTCGCCAGCTTTTAACCAATGCTGTGAAGTATAGTGAGGAATCTGACATTATGATTTCGAGTTTCCAACATGACGGTAAAATATCCTTAAGGATTCAGGACTTTGGCAGAGGCATTGATCAAAGGGATTTGCCGCGAATCTTTGAGAAGGGATTCACATCTACTTCAAATCATCATGAAAACGCAGCAACAGGCATGGGGTTGTATTTAGCAAAAAAAGCCGCAGACCAGCTGAAAATAAAAATCCGTGCGGAGTCTGTTTTAGACAAAGGCACCATCATGACACTTGTCTTCCCTACTCGCAATGATTTCAACAGAATAACAGGCATGTGA
- a CDS encoding response regulator transcription factor → MFKVLLIEDDASLFTEIKDRLSQWSYEVHGIHDFSEVMKEFAGIQPDLVIIDIQLPKFDGFHWCRMIRSHSNVPIIFLSSRDHPTDMVMSMQLGADDFVQKPFHFEVLIAKIQAILRRVYNYSAVQNNLKTWCGAAVDFEKNTVTNESGSIELTKNEIYILKLLIERKNQIVSRDDIINSLWDDKRFISDNTLTVNVNRLRKKLDEIGLGARIETKVGQGYMAIEEVSPHV, encoded by the coding sequence TTGTTTAAAGTGCTTTTAATTGAGGATGATGCCTCCCTTTTTACTGAAATCAAAGACCGTCTCTCCCAGTGGTCTTATGAAGTGCATGGAATTCATGACTTCAGTGAAGTCATGAAAGAGTTTGCCGGCATTCAGCCTGATTTGGTCATTATTGATATCCAGCTTCCGAAGTTCGACGGGTTTCATTGGTGCCGGATGATTCGTTCACATTCGAATGTGCCGATTATTTTTCTGTCATCCCGGGATCATCCAACAGATATGGTCATGTCCATGCAGCTTGGCGCGGACGATTTTGTCCAAAAGCCCTTTCACTTCGAAGTTCTGATTGCCAAAATACAGGCAATACTCAGGCGTGTCTATAACTATAGTGCCGTTCAGAATAACCTCAAGACCTGGTGCGGTGCGGCGGTTGATTTCGAAAAGAATACTGTTACAAATGAGAGTGGTTCCATAGAATTAACGAAAAATGAAATTTACATATTAAAGCTTCTAATAGAAAGAAAAAATCAAATAGTCAGCAGGGATGATATTATTAATAGCCTATGGGATGACAAGCGGTTCATTAGTGACAATACTTTGACGGTCAATGTTAACAGACTAAGGAAAAAGCTTGACGAAATTGGGCTTGGTGCCAGGATCGAAACAAAGGTCGGCCAGGGTTATATGGCAATTGAAGAGGTTTCCCCGCATGTTTAG
- a CDS encoding sulfite exporter TauE/SafE family protein codes for MEILLFILIILLASILQTSTGFGFSILATPFLLLLFEPKEAIQINLILSLIISAALFSKIKKDTDIGVLKRFAVGSAAGLPIGIGIFLFLDISRLKLAVSFIILLLTLLLMANVRVKETSRRDYSVGGLSGIMTTSIGMPGPPLLLYFSGTDTEKERLRGTTLAFYLFIYSASLVFQIIFAGTNKTIWLSSLYALPLVLLGLYLGQILFVKINQRFFKIFTYIILIFTGVYLLIE; via the coding sequence ATGGAAATCTTACTTTTCATCCTAATTATTTTATTAGCATCCATTTTACAGACAAGCACGGGATTCGGATTCTCAATCCTGGCCACACCGTTTTTACTGCTTCTTTTTGAACCTAAAGAAGCCATTCAAATCAATTTGATTTTATCTTTAATTATTTCTGCTGCCTTATTCTCAAAAATCAAGAAGGATACAGACATTGGAGTTTTGAAAAGGTTCGCAGTTGGCAGTGCAGCCGGGCTGCCTATCGGTATTGGAATTTTTTTATTTTTAGACATTTCCCGGCTGAAATTAGCTGTCAGTTTCATTATTTTGCTTTTAACACTCCTTTTGATGGCGAATGTCCGTGTGAAAGAAACAAGCCGGAGGGATTATTCAGTGGGTGGATTGTCAGGAATCATGACAACCAGCATTGGCATGCCCGGTCCGCCGCTTCTGTTGTATTTTTCAGGAACGGATACTGAAAAAGAGCGGCTTAGGGGAACTACTTTGGCTTTTTACTTGTTTATCTACTCAGCCAGTCTGGTGTTTCAGATCATCTTTGCAGGGACAAATAAGACGATTTGGCTTTCAAGCTTGTATGCTTTGCCGCTGGTGCTGCTGGGTCTATATCTGGGACAAATTTTATTTGTTAAAATCAATCAGCGTTTTTTTAAGATTTTTACATATATTATATTGATTTTCACTGGAGTTTACCTACTGATTGAATAA